From the Serratia nematodiphila DZ0503SBS1 genome, one window contains:
- the nuoA gene encoding NADH-quinone oxidoreductase subunit NuoA: protein MSTTTEVIAHHWALAVFLVVAIGLCGLMLLGAFFLGGRARARAKHTPFESGIDSVGTARMRLSAKFYLVAMFFVIFDVEALYLYAWSVSIRESGWVGFIEAAIFILVLLAGLVYLVRIGALDWTPARSQRRSKPSTITNTNSHPQ from the coding sequence ATGTCAACAACCACTGAAGTTATCGCTCATCACTGGGCGCTCGCCGTATTTCTCGTCGTGGCTATCGGGCTTTGCGGCTTAATGCTGCTGGGTGCGTTCTTCTTGGGCGGGAGAGCCCGGGCGCGCGCCAAACACACCCCGTTTGAATCAGGCATCGACTCGGTCGGCACGGCGCGCATGCGCTTGTCCGCCAAGTTTTACCTGGTGGCCATGTTCTTCGTTATTTTCGACGTTGAAGCCTTATACCTGTATGCCTGGTCGGTCTCGATTCGCGAGAGCGGCTGGGTGGGCTTTATCGAAGCCGCCATTTTCATTTTGGTGCTATTGGCCGGTCTGGTTTATCTGGTGCGCATCGGCGCGTTGGATTGGACTCCGGCGCGTTCCCAACGCCGCAGCAAACCGAGCACGATCACTAACACCAACAGTCATCCGCAGTAA